In Mucilaginibacter auburnensis, the genomic stretch CAGCCTGCCTGAGTGTTAATTTATGTGTTTGCACAACTACTTACTTATCAGTCAGTTTTGTATTCCTAAAAGTTGTAATTCCCCAATGGCTTTAAATGTGAACAAAATGGATTGAAACTTTAAATTGTTTGTTTAGGTATAAAAGTTTCTTGATAATTAAAAAATTATGAAAAAACTTTTACACCTGTGCTTGGCAGTTGGAATAATAGCCGCCACAGCTTCGTGCCGAAAAAGCAGCAATCAGCCACCAGACCCGGGCGGCAATGTGGTTAAAGCCGCACCTGATGGTTTCAATTTTTCAAGCTCAAAAAATGTTAATGTCAGCATCACACTTCGTGATAACAATGACGGTCCACTAAAAGGCATAGTATTAAGTATCTACCCCACCGATAACACAAGCCCGGGCGCCGCTATTTTTAAGGGCGTAACAGATGCATCAGGAAAAATTACTGCAACAGTTGCTGTGCCTGCTTACTATACAAGGCTTATTATTGATCCGGCGTATGTAGGTTTAATGCGCAATGTTACCGTTAGCTTGAACGGATCATCTGTAACAGCTGTAATTGGCGGCAAGGCAGGTTATAGTGGCGACATTGTACCTGATGCCATAAATGATTCGCCTGTGACAACAACTTCAAGCGGTGGCAGGCAAATAAATGGCTTGTTAGCAACTGAATACGTATACCCAACAGGCTATACGGCTTCTAACGCATTCTCTGCGCCAACTAACCAGGGTAAACCTGTTTACCTTGAAACTACGCCGGATATCATTCCGCAGTCTTTGCTATCATTTGTCAATTCGTCATTGCCCGAAGGTCAAACCGTACCCAACCTTCACCCGGAATATTTGAGTAATAATGCAACGCGTGTTGTTAACGTTACCGCCAGGGCAGATGTATGGATAACATTCGTTTCAGAAGGGGCCGGCTACCAAAATGTTTTAGGCTTTTATACCTATAAAACCGGATCTCCGCCAAGTGCATCTGGAGGTGGAACATTGTTCGGCGGAATAGATAAAATCACTTACATATTCCCTAATGCGTCTGCTTATGGATCGGGTGGTGGTTTGAAATCGGGCGATAAAGTTAAACTGGGCACCTTTGATGCAGGTACAACAATTGGTTTTGTATTGCTTCAAAATGCCTGGACGGGAAGTGGTGTTAATACATCAGCTACAAAGTTTTTTACGCAGGATGAATTTAACCCCGAAAACACAAGTGCTTTACGTAAACACTCGGTTATGTTGTATGACAATCTTAACAAAGTTTATTTAATGGGTTTTGAGGATCTGAACAGACAAACCGGTGGCTCTGATAATGATTTTAACGACCTTGTTTTTTATGCTACATCTAATCCTATAACAGCTATTTCAAATGCAGGGGTTGCAGTTATTGACGATGGTGGAGACCGTGACGGAGATGGTGTTTTGGATGAACTGGATGCTTTCCCTGATGATGGCACAAGGGCATACGTTAGCTATTACCCATCGGCAAGTAAAATGGCTACGCTGGCTTTTGAAGATAACTGGCCAACCAAGGGCGACTATGATCTTAACGATCTTGTGGTGAATTACCGTTATTCCTTTACCAGCAATGCCTCTAATCAGGTAGTTGAACTAAAGGGCGAATATCAGGTAGCAGCAGCAGGTGCATCATTTAAAAATGGTTTTGGTGTGCAGTTGCCGGTAGCAGCAAATGCTGTAACTTCGGTAGACGGGCAGTTGAAATCGGCTGCGCCCTATGTTACCTACGCTGCCAACGGTGTTGAAGCAGGACAAAGCAAGGCAGTTATTATCCCCTTTGATAATCCCGACTTGTTGATCAAAAACCCGGATAATTCTTTCTTCGTTAACACCCGTCCGGATAAAGAAAAGGTTAGTAATGGAGCTACGGCCACGGTTGTGGTAAAGTTTGGTTCCCCTGTTGCATCATCAGTGCTAACTGCAACGGCATTTAATCCGTTTTTGATCAGTAACGGGCGGCGTGGCTACGAGGCGCACTTGCCTGGCTATGCGCCAACTGATAAAGCTAATATACAATTCTTTGGTCAGGCGGATGACGACTCCAGGCCTGGTCAAAACAGGTATTATGTAACCAAAGAGAACCTACCATGGGGCATCAGCTTTAGCGAAGGGTTTAGCTATCCTATAGAAGGTGCTAACATTAGTGCAAGCTATCTGCATTTTAATGACTGGGCACTATCAGGAGGTACAAGTTATACAGACTGGTATACAAATACTAACGCGGGTTACCGCGCCTCAGGCAATATTTACAGTAAATAACAACTGATCTTATAATAACAAGAAAGGCCGCTTCTAAACAGAAGCGGCTTTGTTATTTTAATGAATGTCCATGTTGAATAAACCAGCAATATGCAGCTGTAGTTTTTGCTGTACCTCTTTCATATCAACCTCTCGGCCAAGTTCTTTTTTTAGGGAGGTTACCGCTTTATCGTCTATCCCACACGGAACAATGTTGCCGAAATAATCAAGGTTGGTATTAACATTCAAAGCTAAGCCATGCATTGTTACCCAACGGCTGCAACGTACTCCCATAGCGCATATTTTACGCGCGTGCTCGTTATCGGCATCAAACCAAACACCGGTATAGCCTTCGTACCGGCCGGCGTTCAGTCCATAATCGGCAAGTGTTAAAATAACAGCTTCCTCCAATTGGCGTAAGTACAAATGTATATCGGTAAAAAAGTTATCCAGATCCAGGATAGGATAGGAAACTAATTGCCCGGGGCCATGATAGGTAATGTCGCCGCCGCGGTTAATAGGATAGAAAGTAGCATGTTTTCTTTGCAAGCCAAGCTCATCAAGAAGTAGATTTTCCGGTTTGCCACTTTTGCCTAATGTATAAACATGCGGATGCTCGCAAAAAATAAGGTAATTAGGAGTCAGATCTGCGGTGTCATCTGCAGAAACAGGTTGAGTTTGCCTGTTACGTATTTCGGTTTTAATGGCAATGGTATTGGCAAAAATAGCTTCCTGTTTATCCCAGGCAGCTTTATAGTCAATTAAACCCCAATCCTGTACTTCAACGTTTTTATTCTTCATCACTTATCCTTTTACGAACCCTAACATATAATCTTCGTATTGCATAAAACCAACGGTGTATGGCAGATCAACCTCGCCATTGTTTAAACGAGCCTGCACCTCGCCACGCTCATTAAATTTGAACGGTTCCAAAATAATATGGTCTAAAAACGAAACTTCCTTTTGTCCGTAGCATTTATAGATGGCCTCTTTTGCGCACCAGCACACATAAAGCTGTTCTATGCGGTGCTCGGGTTCAATAAATGCCAGTTCTTCGGGGCGCATAAATTTGTGGGCTATGCGTTCTACTTTTTGTTTGATCTGCTCAATATCAATACCTACCGGGCTTTTTTTGCTTACCATAACCGCGGCATAATCAAACGAGTGACTTAGTGAAATGTGGTAGGGCAGGGTGAACAAATAAGGCTTGCCATGTTCATCAACGCGGCAATCAATATATTCTTCCGTGTTAAGCATTTTACGCAGCAAAACGCGCGTTCCCAACCAATGCAAATGGCGCTTGCCATTACTTATGCCTTCAACAAAAGCTTTCTCGTCAGAGTTAAGTTGTAACTGGCGATATAGGTCGTCGGTTTGTTCCTCAATCTTCCAGAGCGCAAACTCAGTATCATCATCAATTTGTTGCCGGTATGCTATGGCCATAAAGTAAAATTGCAAAAAGCAGGGCAAACTTATGTTAATTAATTCTAATTTTAGACAGGCAAATCAGCCTCAACATATGATTTTATCTGATAAGCGCATCCTTGAAGAAATTGATAATGGAAGCATTGTAATTGAACCTTTTAAGCGGGAATGCCTCGGGTCTAACTCATACGATGTACATCTGGGTAAACACATTGCAACATACCGCAACCGTGTGTTAGATGCCAGGGTACATAATGAAGTTGATGCTTTTGAGATACCTAAAGAAGGATTTGTACTGCAACCCAATACGCTTTATCTGGGTGTAACCATGGAGTACACTGAAACCCATAAGCATATTCCGTTTCTGGAGGGAAAATCAAGTACCGGCCGCTTAGGAATTGATATACATGCAACAGCCGGAAAGGGCGATGTTGGCTTTTGTAATACGTGGACGCTGGAGATATCGTGCATGCAGCCTGTACGTGTTTATGCCGGCATGCCTATTGGTCAGCTTATTTACTTTGTAATTGATGGCGAGGTAGAAAGTAGCTATACTCAGAAAAGCAACGCGAAGTACACCAATCGCTCAACTCGCCCTGTAGAGAGTATGATGTGGAAGAATACCTTTTAATGTGCATTCTTCGCTGATTTTGAGTAAATTTGCTACCCTAATGTCTACGCAAACCAAAGAAGAAACCTTTACGCTGGAAGAACTGCTGGCGGGATTGAAAGAAATGCATCGTTTAATATTGTGGAACGATGATTTTAACACTTTTGATCATGTAATACACTGCATGATGAAATATCTTGATTATACCGAGGCGCAGGCCGGCAAAATAGCCTGGAAGGTACATAATGAAGGTAAATGCGCGGTGCTGGAAGGTTCGTTTACTGAGATGGAGATCTATAGAAAGATATTGCAGCAAGAGGGGTTGACTGTGAGTGTGGAGTAGTTGCTCAACTTAGCTGAGTTTTTCAAATTTTACACCGCTCACTTTTTGGGCTTCCATCTCGTTCTTCAATACTTCACTC encodes the following:
- a CDS encoding LruC domain-containing protein, whose product is MKKLLHLCLAVGIIAATASCRKSSNQPPDPGGNVVKAAPDGFNFSSSKNVNVSITLRDNNDGPLKGIVLSIYPTDNTSPGAAIFKGVTDASGKITATVAVPAYYTRLIIDPAYVGLMRNVTVSLNGSSVTAVIGGKAGYSGDIVPDAINDSPVTTTSSGGRQINGLLATEYVYPTGYTASNAFSAPTNQGKPVYLETTPDIIPQSLLSFVNSSLPEGQTVPNLHPEYLSNNATRVVNVTARADVWITFVSEGAGYQNVLGFYTYKTGSPPSASGGGTLFGGIDKITYIFPNASAYGSGGGLKSGDKVKLGTFDAGTTIGFVLLQNAWTGSGVNTSATKFFTQDEFNPENTSALRKHSVMLYDNLNKVYLMGFEDLNRQTGGSDNDFNDLVFYATSNPITAISNAGVAVIDDGGDRDGDGVLDELDAFPDDGTRAYVSYYPSASKMATLAFEDNWPTKGDYDLNDLVVNYRYSFTSNASNQVVELKGEYQVAAAGASFKNGFGVQLPVAANAVTSVDGQLKSAAPYVTYAANGVEAGQSKAVIIPFDNPDLLIKNPDNSFFVNTRPDKEKVSNGATATVVVKFGSPVASSVLTATAFNPFLISNGRRGYEAHLPGYAPTDKANIQFFGQADDDSRPGQNRYYVTKENLPWGISFSEGFSYPIEGANISASYLHFNDWALSGGTSYTDWYTNTNAGYRASGNIYSK
- the lipB gene encoding lipoyl(octanoyl) transferase LipB; the protein is MKNKNVEVQDWGLIDYKAAWDKQEAIFANTIAIKTEIRNRQTQPVSADDTADLTPNYLIFCEHPHVYTLGKSGKPENLLLDELGLQRKHATFYPINRGGDITYHGPGQLVSYPILDLDNFFTDIHLYLRQLEEAVILTLADYGLNAGRYEGYTGVWFDADNEHARKICAMGVRCSRWVTMHGLALNVNTNLDYFGNIVPCGIDDKAVTSLKKELGREVDMKEVQQKLQLHIAGLFNMDIH
- a CDS encoding 4'-phosphopantetheinyl transferase family protein, which translates into the protein MAIAYRQQIDDDTEFALWKIEEQTDDLYRQLQLNSDEKAFVEGISNGKRHLHWLGTRVLLRKMLNTEEYIDCRVDEHGKPYLFTLPYHISLSHSFDYAAVMVSKKSPVGIDIEQIKQKVERIAHKFMRPEELAFIEPEHRIEQLYVCWCAKEAIYKCYGQKEVSFLDHIILEPFKFNERGEVQARLNNGEVDLPYTVGFMQYEDYMLGFVKG
- the dcd gene encoding dCTP deaminase, translating into MILSDKRILEEIDNGSIVIEPFKRECLGSNSYDVHLGKHIATYRNRVLDARVHNEVDAFEIPKEGFVLQPNTLYLGVTMEYTETHKHIPFLEGKSSTGRLGIDIHATAGKGDVGFCNTWTLEISCMQPVRVYAGMPIGQLIYFVIDGEVESSYTQKSNAKYTNRSTRPVESMMWKNTF
- a CDS encoding ATP-dependent Clp protease adaptor ClpS; the encoded protein is MSTQTKEETFTLEELLAGLKEMHRLILWNDDFNTFDHVIHCMMKYLDYTEAQAGKIAWKVHNEGKCAVLEGSFTEMEIYRKILQQEGLTVSVE